The nucleotide sequence AAGTAAACGGGATTGATCCCTTCAAATTGCTGAACGACCCTTTCAGTAACTGATTGCCGGATTCGTCCATTTTCATTTGATCAATCTTAAAAGTTATCTTTTGAAATGATTTCAACAACGATGCATCATGACTATCCATATCCGAAAACAGCTCATCATTAAAATCAATTTCAATCTCGAACAGCTGTGAAGTTTCTTGGTGGGTAACCTCAAATTGCTTCAAGATTGTCTTATTCAAATCTAGTCCGCCCACAGCTTGACAGCCGATCAATGCTAACAATAAAAAGGTACAAAAAATAATTCCAATGCTCTTAGAAAGTCTATTTCTCAACTTAAATCCCCCATTCAACTTAAACACAGTAAAGTTTAATTTCAGCCTCTGCTTGTATTCAGTTCGACTAGGCAGTTGGAAATACCTTCCTTGATAACGAAATGTTATCTATTTGTCATTCGAGTTCCACGCAGCTTCAAAAAGGGTGACAGCAACCGACGAACGGGCCTTGGATAGATCGCAATTTCCTCAGCAGTTACGACACGAAGCAGTACAAGCAAAGCGGGGTAAACCACTGCCAGCACGCCGCCCATAACGATACAGGAGATGAGGAAGCCCAATTTCGCTGGCAACGCTTCGCCAATCAATCCGAGTATTGCCCATTCGAGGAAACCGATCACTGCAGCTACAATTCCAGAAGTCAACAGGAATCCGGTCCAGCGCTTTCCAATTACGTTTAGCGTCGTTCTCTTTCTGAGGCTTAGGATGTTGAAGGATAGTGCCCAAATGAAACAGATAGCTGTCGCCGCTAGCAAACCATAGACCCCAAAAAATGGAGCGAGCGTAAAGCTAAGAATTACCTTTAGCAAAATACCTGTGATCGCATGCATTGTCGCCTTCTTAGGCTGTCCCATCCCAAGTAAAATCGAATTCGTAACCATCATCCCAATTTGGAAAATCGTACTCAAAGTCAGCATCGCAACGATCGCGCTACCCTCAGCACTTTGGAAGAGGAAGCCATTGACGCTATATGCACCAACGCCGAGTAACAAAACAATAGGCATCCCACTATAAAGTGCGATCCGGACCGCTAACGACGCTTGCTCACCGACTCGCTTGCGATCACCTGTCGCGTGTGCAGAGGAGATAATAGGTATGATTGAGGTACATAGTGCGATTGCCAGGATGACTGGGATTCCCGCGATCGATTGCGCGTTCATTCCCAATACAGCCCACCAATGATTAATAAGCTCTGGATCAAAGTACCCTTTCGTCAGTGGCTTAACCATGTACATATCTAGCGTATACAGCATCTGTACCGTAATCGAAGTCATTACGATTGGAATGGATAGATTGAATAGCTCGCGATAGATTGTTCTCAATCTGAGCTTCCGCGAAGGATCGGCAGCAATTTTCGGAGATCGACGATCACTGGCTTTAAGCTTGCGCGCATAATAGACCATCACAGCGAATGCCGCGATGCTGCCAAATACGCTACCTAGCACAGCACCAGAAGCGATCCCTTTCGAATTGAGCGGATTCGCTGCATAGATCGCATAGGCAATTGCAATTGCAGCGATGACACGAGCGAATTGTTCCACAATTTGTGAAATACCGCCTGCTGTCATAAACTGACGCCCTTGGAAGTAGCCGCGAATCATTGCAATCAACGGGAACAACAGCAGTGACGGAGCAATCGCTTGAAGCGCTGCAGCCGCATCTGGTTCACCTAAAATATGATTTGCAATGACTGGTGCTAAACCGATCATACATACCGTCATTACAACGCCCGCAATAGCACCAAATAACAACGCGGCGCGATAAACCTGCTGCGCTTCGTCAATTTTCCCAAGTGCGTATCGCTCTGAAACCATCTTGCTGATCGCACTGGGGATACCTGCTGTAGCAACCATTAGCAACAGTAGATACAGCGTATTAGCGGAGTTGAAATAACCATTACCGACATTGTCGAGCATGTAATCCATCGGTACTTTTTGAAAAATACCAAGCGCGCGTGCGACGAGAGCCGCAACCGCTAAAATTACTGTGCTTTTAAGTAAAGAATCTTTTTTCAAGGGAACCTCATTTTAGCCAATCGGCTTCACTGTTAATGAATTAGTTAGATTTTAGAACATAGTGCTCGATCGCATACGCTACGCCATCTTGTTGATGATGCTCAGTGATGACATTTGCCGCCGCCTTCACTTCATCCTGTGCATTGCCCATTGCAATGCCCAACCCTGCCGCTCGAATCGCTGCAATATCGTTCAGGCTATCACCGATTGCGACAACCTCTGACATATTAAAGCCATAGAGCCGGCACAATTCTTCCAAACCTGTCGCTTTGGATACACCAGCTCCATTTACCTCAATATTATAAATGGATGAATTGCTTAGCTCCAGACCTTCCCACGTTCGGATCTCCTCTAAAATGGTGTTGATCTTCTCCGAATCCTCGATATGAAAGCCGAATTTCAGCCAGTTACGTCCAATTGTGTCCGCCGGCCAGCGTTCATTATTATATATATCTTCAACTGTATAGGCCCAATACCATGTCTTATGCTGCTCGGCAAGCGCATGTAGCTTCATAACCTTTTCCGCAGCAAGTAGAGTCCGACGATGAAGTTGATGTGGCTTACGCCAAACCTCACCTCCGTTAACCGTAAGCATCGGTGTATCTTTCCCGATCTGTTCCGCGAACGGAAGCGCACTCAGAAATCCTCTGCCCGTCGATACGCAAACGACAATGCCCGCATCCAGCGCACGCTGTACCCATAACGCATTGCTTTCGCTAATTTCACTGCGGTCATTCAGCAACGTTCCATCCAAATCAAGCGCTAGAAGCTTATATTTCCCCATGTGATATGCCAAACCTATGCCCCACTCCTTATCGCTCATTTGCACAATTGCACCTGTTCAGATTCCGCTTTTCTACGTCATTCTAACACATTTTGACACAGTAATTAAATCATTGGCCCAATATCGTGCAACTGAGCGAGGGGGATATCGCAGTACGTGTCTCAAACCACGCACTGCGATATCCCCCTCAGTGTCATTATTAACTAAATCATCCGCGAATCGCTAGAGTGCGCTTCGTCCAGCGAATTACAATTCCATGAGACGGCGAGAATAAGAAAGCAAGCACAAACAGCAAGCCTGCAACACATACCATACAACCTGCGATCGAAGCATCTAACATCGCAGCCGTAAAGTACCCTGCAATGGAACAGAACACACCGATAACAACGCTAATTACAATCATGACACTTAAGCGTTCCGTTAATAAGTATGCGGTAGCTGGCGGGATAATTAGTAAACCAACAACAAGTATGGCACCTACACTTTCAAAGGAGCTTACGGTCGCCATCGACACGAGACCCATCAGCGTATAATGAAACAAGGCAACAGGAATGCCGAGCGCCACTGCCAACGCTGGATCAAACGCACAGATTTTCATCTGTTTATAGAACAATCCGATGATTGCCACAATAAGGAACAAGGTGATCCCCAGCAACCAAACAGCTTTCGGGCCCAGCTCGATACCTCCCAAAATAAGCGGATTCCACTGTACATAGGCGATCTCACCATACAGTACGCAATCCAAATCGAGATCCACTTGCTGTGCATTCAAGCTTATAAGCAGCACACCTGCAGCGAACATCGAGGTAAATACGACACCGATGGAAGCATCACTCTGCACACCGCCTTGATGAAACAATTGGATGAGAAAAACAGTAATAAATCCGATTAAGGCTGCTCCAAGAAGCATAAAAAACGAATCACGGGAGCCGCTAATGAGGAATGCAATGACGATGCCCGGTAATACAGAATGGCTTATCGCGTCTCCGATCAACGCCATTTTACGTAAAATTAAAAAACAGCCCAGAATGGCGCAACAAGTAGCGACTAAAGAGCCGGTCAGCATAATCCAAATCGCACTCATCTCGACACCTCCCGCTCTTGCTGACTACTTAAAGTAGCGATCTGAATCATTCGTCCCTTATTTTCCCACTCGCGCTTCGCATTCGAGCGACGAAGTACTTTGGCGAGCAGACCACGTCGTGGTCCAAATAAAAGCGATACAACGAATAGACCGGATGCTGTCAGTACGATAAGTGGTCCTGTGGGCAAATGAGCAGTACCTGAACTGACCCATGTTCCTGCTGCACCGCTTAATGCGCCGAATATACCGGACAATAACGTCATCATACCCAGGCGATCTGTCCAATATCTTGCTGATACTGCAGGCGTAATCAATAAAGCCGCTACAAGGACGACACCCACTGCTTGAATGCCGACAACGACAGCCACAGTCACTAGCCACAGCAGTAGCTGTTCGAGCGTGGCGACTCTAAAGCCTAATCCGCTTGCATAACCAGAGTCGAAGCTGATCAGCTTAAATTCTTTGAACATAAGTAGACAAGCGAATACGAGCAACAGAGCTACAACTGCCATCGTATATACATCATTGGCCGTCATCGACGCTGCCTGCCCGAATAGAAATTTATCCAAGCCACTTTGATTTCCATATGAGCTATGTTGAATTTTAGTTAAGAGTACAATCCCAATTCC is from Candidatus Cohnella colombiensis and encodes:
- a CDS encoding polysaccharide biosynthesis protein, producing MKKDSLLKSTVILAVAALVARALGIFQKVPMDYMLDNVGNGYFNSANTLYLLLLMVATAGIPSAISKMVSERYALGKIDEAQQVYRAALLFGAIAGVVMTVCMIGLAPVIANHILGEPDAAAALQAIAPSLLLFPLIAMIRGYFQGRQFMTAGGISQIVEQFARVIAAIAIAYAIYAANPLNSKGIASGAVLGSVFGSIAAFAVMVYYARKLKASDRRSPKIAADPSRKLRLRTIYRELFNLSIPIVMTSITVQMLYTLDMYMVKPLTKGYFDPELINHWWAVLGMNAQSIAGIPVILAIALCTSIIPIISSAHATGDRKRVGEQASLAVRIALYSGMPIVLLLGVGAYSVNGFLFQSAEGSAIVAMLTLSTIFQIGMMVTNSILLGMGQPKKATMHAITGILLKVILSFTLAPFFGVYGLLAATAICFIWALSFNILSLRKRTTLNVIGKRWTGFLLTSGIVAAVIGFLEWAILGLIGEALPAKLGFLISCIVMGGVLAVVYPALLVLLRVVTAEEIAIYPRPVRRLLSPFLKLRGTRMTNR
- a CDS encoding Cof-type HAD-IIB family hydrolase, with amino-acid sequence MSDKEWGIGLAYHMGKYKLLALDLDGTLLNDRSEISESNALWVQRALDAGIVVCVSTGRGFLSALPFAEQIGKDTPMLTVNGGEVWRKPHQLHRRTLLAAEKVMKLHALAEQHKTWYWAYTVEDIYNNERWPADTIGRNWLKFGFHIEDSEKINTILEEIRTWEGLELSNSSIYNIEVNGAGVSKATGLEELCRLYGFNMSEVVAIGDSLNDIAAIRAAGLGIAMGNAQDEVKAAANVITEHHQQDGVAYAIEHYVLKSN
- a CDS encoding metal ABC transporter permease, encoding MSAIWIMLTGSLVATCCAILGCFLILRKMALIGDAISHSVLPGIVIAFLISGSRDSFFMLLGAALIGFITVFLIQLFHQGGVQSDASIGVVFTSMFAAGVLLISLNAQQVDLDLDCVLYGEIAYVQWNPLILGGIELGPKAVWLLGITLFLIVAIIGLFYKQMKICAFDPALAVALGIPVALFHYTLMGLVSMATVSSFESVGAILVVGLLIIPPATAYLLTERLSVMIVISVVIGVFCSIAGYFTAAMLDASIAGCMVCVAGLLFVLAFLFSPSHGIVIRWTKRTLAIRG
- a CDS encoding metal ABC transporter permease, with product MLNLLTDPNLRWILFGSMLLGLSTGVIGTFAYLRKQSLIGDTLAHAALPGICIAFMLTGVKSILLFMLGAVVAGMMATVGITWITRHSRIKQDAAMGIVLSLFFGIGIVLLTKIQHSSYGNQSGLDKFLFGQAASMTANDVYTMAVVALLLVFACLLMFKEFKLISFDSGYASGLGFRVATLEQLLLWLVTVAVVVGIQAVGVVLVAALLITPAVSARYWTDRLGMMTLLSGIFGALSGAAGTWVSSGTAHLPTGPLIVLTASGLFVVSLLFGPRRGLLAKVLRRSNAKREWENKGRMIQIATLSSQQEREVSR